One Dermacentor silvarum isolate Dsil-2018 chromosome 10, BIME_Dsil_1.4, whole genome shotgun sequence genomic window carries:
- the LOC119431795 gene encoding liver carboxylesterase 1 has product MAPNVRLGVLGFLHPKKVPGVTHDVAEEDMMVAMRWALDNAASFGANPSTLMLAGEGSGAYMLVQAAGRLGLAVSRAVIEGSVFSSAVPANDGALEPSKELAGRLNCSVKDRSAWFSCFSGANLDTLLSTAARMNLRFAPLWNAMMFIGEPSEKKLPTIKEVVAGTDIAQTKALVEEYVRPAAKASGKDTTAQALHKYTIEYIIGRDLVSFVLKKLEGKTDEQLATYLNLVLSGCATRTVARRAVDKGYHYIIDGGDRPLFEPLLSTADVAKFMSDG; this is encoded by the exons ATGGCGCCTAACGTGCGTCTAGGCGTGCTGGGGTTTCTGCACCCAAAAAAGGTACCAGGCGTCACCCATGACGTCGCAGAAGAGGACATGATGGTCGCTATGCGGTGGGCGTTGGACAACGCCGCCTCCTTCGGCGCCAACCCTTCGACCCTGATGCTCGCGGGCGAAGGCTCCGGCGCCTATATGCTGGTGCAAGCTGCCGGCAGGCTCGGCCTCGCCGTCTCCCGGGCTGTCATCGAGGGCTCTGTGTTCTCATCCGCGGTGCCCGCGAACGAT GGCGCATTGGAACCGTCGAAGGAACTGGCCGGCAGACTGAACTGCAGCGTGAAGGATCGCAGCGCGTGGTTCTCTTGCTTCTCGGGCGCCAATCTGGACACGCTCCTGTCTACGGCTGCGCGAATGAATTTGCGCTTCGCTCCTTTATGGAACGCGATGATGTTCATAGGTGAGCCCTCTGAGAAGAAGCTTCCCACCATAAAGGAGGTCGTGGCCGGCACCGACATCGCACAG ACGAAGGCGTTAGTCGAGGAGTACGTGAGACCTGCGGCAAAGGCGAGCGGCAAGGACACGACGGCACAAGCGCTGCACAAGTACACGATCGAGTACATCATAGGGCGCGACCTTGTTTCTTTTGTGCTGAAGAAACTGGAGGGCAAAACCGACGAACAGTTGGCGACCTACCTGAACTTGGTACTGTCCGGTTGCGCTACACGTACCGTTGCCCGGCGTGCCGTAGACAAAGGTTACCACTACATCATTGACGGCGGTGACCGGCCACTGTTCGAACCGCTGCTCAGCACCGCCGACGTCGCAAAGTTCATGTCTGACGGGTGA